TGTCTGGGCTAATCTGGCGTACGCATCAGTTTCGCGACCAAAGCTTGCGATCGCCGGAACTCCATAGCCAGCTCATCGCCATTCCAGGGGATAAGCAGATCCTGATCGAGGCAACCGCGGCGGTGCTGCAGTTTTGGCAAACGGTAACCACGGGCATGTCGTTTTGGTTGGCTGGCCATGATCCCCAGCCAGCGACACCCGACCAAATTGAGCAATGGATTCACCAAACCGAGTGGGCAGAACTGGAGGCAGCACGCACCGAAGTCTATCTCAGCCTCTGTTGGGGCAATCCCCGGGAATGCCATTACCAATGGGCTCAGCCAGACTCGGGATGTATACGAGTCATTGCAGCGATCGCACAACCGGGCTTGATCAAGGTATAGTGAAAGGCTGCAGGCGATCGCCTGCTTACGTTTTATGTCTTGAAGGAGACGATGCAATGCCACAAGCCGTGGGGGTCATTGAAGCGTTGGGGTTTCCGGCAACCTTAGCGGCGGCCGACGCCATGCTCAAGGCAGGGCGCGTGACCTTGGTGTATTTTGACAAGGCAGAACGGGGAAACTTCTACATTGCCATTCGTGGCAGCGTTTCAGAGGTAGCCTCTGCCATGGCAGCTGGGCTAGAAGCGGGAGAAGCTTGCTTCGGGGGCAAAATTATGACCCACTACACCGTGCCGAATCCGCCGGAAAACATTGTGTCGGTCTTGCCCATCCACTACACCGATCAAGTCGAGGCCTTCCGAGTCTATTAAGCCCTTGGCATAGGCATAAATAAAACTATACACAGCGCTTATAAATTGTTATCGTTCAACCCATTATCTGGCCAACAAGTCCCGGGTTTTTGGGGACGTGGGCCCGTAGAATTGGTTTGAGTCTATACAAACTATTCGCGCCGTCGGTGGGGATAGAAGCAGACCCACCAGCATTGTTTATCGATGGTTAGGAGAGCATACATGTCATTGTCTGCGGTTGGATCAATTGAGACGAAGGGATTTCCCGCAGTGCTGGCGGCAGCGGATGCGATGGTGAAGGCCGGGCGTGTCACCCTGGTGGGCTATATCCGGGTGGGAAGTGCCCGGTTTACCGTGAATATTCGTGGGGATGTATCGGAAGTCAAGGCGGCGATGGAAGCCGGCATTGCTGCCGTCGAAACCGTCTACGGCGGCGCTTTAGAATCCTGGGTGATCATCCCTCGGCCCCACGAAAACGTGGAGTGTGTGCTGCCCATCGCCTATGGTGACGATGTTGCAGAATTCCGCGATGCTGTGGAGCAACCGCGGATTCTAGGGTCTTCGTTTAATCGCTAGGTATTACACCGCTAATCTTTAGTCAGATCACGGGAGAGGCAGCGATCGCCCTGCTGAACCCGCGCTCCATTGGCAAAATCCCAGCCCGACTGAGGCTTTTTCCCAGCAGGCTGTACTTGATACAGCAATAACCAACCGGCTCCCGTCTGCACGATGGGGCCGTTTTTTTTGAGGATGGCAACAATATCGCCGGGTTGGCTGGTCTGGCTGGCGGCGGCAATGTCTAACGAGGCGATTTGGGACAGTAGATCAGCGAACTCGTCCGGCATATCGTCACTAGGCAGCGGGATGGGAATGGTGCGCAGGATTTTGAGGGGCTGATCTCGAAACTCAGTAACGCAATTGGGAAAGAAGCCACGAATCTGGTTATGGAGAGCGATCGCACTCTTAGA
The sequence above is a segment of the Candidatus Obscuribacterales bacterium genome. Coding sequences within it:
- a CDS encoding carbon dioxide-concentrating mechanism protein CcmK, which translates into the protein MSLSAVGSIETKGFPAVLAAADAMVKAGRVTLVGYIRVGSARFTVNIRGDVSEVKAAMEAGIAAVETVYGGALESWVIIPRPHENVECVLPIAYGDDVAEFRDAVEQPRILGSSFNR
- a CDS encoding carbon dioxide-concentrating mechanism protein CcmK, giving the protein MPQAVGVIEALGFPATLAAADAMLKAGRVTLVYFDKAERGNFYIAIRGSVSEVASAMAAGLEAGEACFGGKIMTHYTVPNPPENIVSVLPIHYTDQVEAFRVY